One window of the Salvia splendens isolate huo1 chromosome 1, SspV2, whole genome shotgun sequence genome contains the following:
- the LOC121807197 gene encoding tubulin beta chain-like, translated as MREILHIQGGQCGNQIGSKFWEVICDEHGVDPTGRYKGDGSESDTQLERINVYFNEASGGRYVPRAVLMDLEPGTMDSIRSGPYGQIFRPDNFVFGQSGAGNNWAKGHYTEGAELIDSVLDVVRKEAENCDCLQGFQVCHSLGGGTGSGMGTLLISKIREEYPDRMMLTFSVFPSPKVSDTVVEPYNATLSVHQLVENADECMVLDNEALYDICFRTLKLSTPSFGDLNHLISATMSGVTCCLRFPGQLNSDLRKLAVNLIPFPRLHFFMVGFAPLTSRGSQHYISLTVPELTQQMWDSKNMMCAADPRHGRYLTASAMFRGKMSTKEVDEQMLNVQNKNSSYFVEWIPNNVKSSVCDIPPTGLKMSSTFVGNSTSIQEMFRRVSEQFTAMFRRKAFLHWYTGEGMDEMEFTEAESNMNDLVAEYQQYQDATADEEEDYEEDGAEAEYED; from the exons ATGAGAGAAATCCTGCATATCCAGGGAGGCCAATGCGGAAACCAGATCGGCTCCAAATTCTGGGAGGTGATCTGCGACGAGCACGGCGTCGATCCTACCGGCAGGTACAAGGGCGACGGCTCCGAATCCGACACTCAGTTGGAGCGGATCAATGTCTATTTCAATGAGGCTTCCGGCGGGAGGTACGTTCCACGCGCCGTCCTCATGGATCTGGAGCCTGGCACCATGGATTCCATCAGATCCGGCCCCTACGGCCAGATCTTCCGCCCCGACAATTTTGTCTTCGGCCAGTCCGGAGCCGGAAACAATTGGGCGAAGGGGCATTACACTGAGGGCGCTGAGCTCATCGACTCCGTCCTCGATGTTGTTAGGAAGGAAGCCGAGAACTGCGACTGCTTGCAAG GATTTCAGGTTTGTCACTCACTTGGAGGAGGCACAGGCTCTGGCATGGGTACTCTCTTGATTTCAAAGATCAGAGAGGAGTATCCTGACAGAATGATGCTTACGTTCTCTGTTTTCCCTTCACCAAAGGTCTCTGACACTGTTGTTGAGCCGTATAATGCTACTCTCTCAGTGCACCAGTTAGTGGAGAATGCAGATGAATGCATGGTCCTTGATAACGAGGCTCTCTATGATATCTGTTTCAGGACTTTGAAGCTCAGCACACCAAGCT TTGGTGATTTGAACCATTTGATCTCTGCAACTATGAGTGGTGTGACATGTTGTTTGAGATTCCCTGGTCAGCTGAACTCTGATCTCAGGAAACTGGCAGTGAATTTGATTCCATTCCCACGTCTCCACTTCTTCATGGTTGGCTTTGCTCCACTCACCTCCCGTGGATCACAGCATTACATATCTCTAACCGTCCCTGAGCTAACGCAACAAATGTGGGACTCAAAGAATATGATGTGTGCTGCTGATCCCCGCCACGGGCGCTACCTAACAGCCTCTGCCATGTTCCGGGGTAAAATGAGCACCAAAGAGGTGGATGAACAGATGCTCAATGTTCAGAACAAGAACTCATCATACTTTGTTGAGTGGATCCCAAACAATGTCAAGTCCAGCGTGTGTGACATTCCACCCACAGGACTGAAGATGTCGTCCACATTCGTTGGTAACTCAACATCAATCCAGGAGATGTTCCGCAGGGTGAGCGAGCAGTTCACTGCCATGTTTAGGCGCAAGGCTTTCTTGCATTGGTACACCGGGGAAGGGATGGACGAGATGGAGTTCACTGAAGCAGAGAGTAACATGAACGACCTGGTGGCTGAGTACCAGCAATATCAAGATGCGACTGCTGACGAAGAAGAAGACTATGAAGAAGACGGTGCTGAAGCGGAGTACGAGGACTAA
- the LOC121793464 gene encoding uncharacterized protein LOC121793464 isoform X1, with protein MGGDDSKKVKKEEVDDDDESLASAFANRRKKSLYNTNAAAAAKLNKLKKEESDEDFKEPASSKSSKKIEPKGQKKRKKEEEAKKGSKNGESNARKREKKVFDFPGQKRDPPEEREPLRIFYETLHMQVPASEMAAIWMMECGLLPKEQAKKVFDRKQKKAQQQKLSSPMKTVVTVKKKAEGVTVTKKSSSTRVSTQKKTPGTNPKQQSRKPKSKEDSDDEDSDEYFLSTKMPKKQRA; from the exons ATGGGTGGAGATGATTCAAAAAAAGTGAAGAAAGAGGAAGTCGATGACGACGACGAGAGCTTAGCGTCGGCATTCGCTAACCGCAGGAAGAAATCGCTCTACAACACCaatgccgccgccgccgccaaacTCAATAAACTGAAGAAAGAGGAAAGCGATGAAGATTTCAAAGAGCCCGCTTCCAGCAAAAGTTCCAAAAAAATTGAACCTAAG GGgcagaagaagagaaagaaggagGAAGAGGCGAAGAAGGGAAGCAAAAATGGGGAGAGTAATGCtaggaagagagagaagaaagtgTTCGATTTTCCTGGTCAAAAGAGGGATCCACCTGAGGAA AGAGAGCCATTGAGAATTTTCTATGAGACACTGCACATGCAAGTTCCAGCCAGTGAGATGGCTGCAATTTG GATGATGGAGTGCGGTTTGCTTCCTAAGGAGCAAGCAAAGAAGGTCTTCGACAGAAAACAGAAGAAGGCACAGCAGCAGAAGCTCAGTTCACCAATGAAAACCGTTGTCACTGTCAAGAAGAAAGCTGAAGGTGTTACTGTTACCAAGAAATCATCGAGCACCCGAGTTTCAACCCAGAAGAAGACACCGGGTACGAATCCTAAGCAGCAGTCGAGGAAACCAAAGAGCAAGGAGGACTCTGATGATGAAGACTCGGATGAGTATTTTTTAAGTACTAAAATGCCAAAGAAACAAAGAGCATAG
- the LOC121793464 gene encoding eukaryotic translation initiation factor 5B-like isoform X2, producing MGGDDSKKVKKEEVDDDDESLASAFANRRKKSLYNTNAAAAAKLNKLKKEESDEDFKEPASSKSSKKIEPKKKRKKEEEAKKGSKNGESNARKREKKVFDFPGQKRDPPEEREPLRIFYETLHMQVPASEMAAIWMMECGLLPKEQAKKVFDRKQKKAQQQKLSSPMKTVVTVKKKAEGVTVTKKSSSTRVSTQKKTPGTNPKQQSRKPKSKEDSDDEDSDEYFLSTKMPKKQRA from the exons ATGGGTGGAGATGATTCAAAAAAAGTGAAGAAAGAGGAAGTCGATGACGACGACGAGAGCTTAGCGTCGGCATTCGCTAACCGCAGGAAGAAATCGCTCTACAACACCaatgccgccgccgccgccaaacTCAATAAACTGAAGAAAGAGGAAAGCGATGAAGATTTCAAAGAGCCCGCTTCCAGCAAAAGTTCCAAAAAAATTGAACCTAAG aagaagagaaagaaggagGAAGAGGCGAAGAAGGGAAGCAAAAATGGGGAGAGTAATGCtaggaagagagagaagaaagtgTTCGATTTTCCTGGTCAAAAGAGGGATCCACCTGAGGAA AGAGAGCCATTGAGAATTTTCTATGAGACACTGCACATGCAAGTTCCAGCCAGTGAGATGGCTGCAATTTG GATGATGGAGTGCGGTTTGCTTCCTAAGGAGCAAGCAAAGAAGGTCTTCGACAGAAAACAGAAGAAGGCACAGCAGCAGAAGCTCAGTTCACCAATGAAAACCGTTGTCACTGTCAAGAAGAAAGCTGAAGGTGTTACTGTTACCAAGAAATCATCGAGCACCCGAGTTTCAACCCAGAAGAAGACACCGGGTACGAATCCTAAGCAGCAGTCGAGGAAACCAAAGAGCAAGGAGGACTCTGATGATGAAGACTCGGATGAGTATTTTTTAAGTACTAAAATGCCAAAGAAACAAAGAGCATAG